The Nostoc sp. 'Lobaria pulmonaria (5183) cyanobiont' genome window below encodes:
- a CDS encoding tubulin-like doman-containing protein, which yields MLSPTVVRPTVVFRPTVVIGLGGTGYEVVLKLKKRFIDVYGSVPEVIRFISIDTTENIQEREKSPDGTKVFLEPNELYAISVANPLPLTRNDHIAEWWPKDISAASLISGAGQIRARGRLALFAKVGDIDALIAQAINTVREIRTSKQAFSDNFQVSSRDGVEVFIVGSLAGGTGSGTFLDTAFLTRGHLNNFSNITGVFVLPRVFANIPQTHLVKSNAYGALKEIEHFWGLSPSNSIEIDYGITKVKADRPPFDAVFLIDGVNKNGTVVGRPDDLQNLVADGLYIQIGSQIGLDAANVADNIRAYLATGEKVRGRNINYCSFGFATLTLPVQQYERMKLEDAQSLLKNELMASTPTIDLESDITRFLEDCKLAEATTVLNALTESDRGGQMKPEFRIGEIRHDRTALATIKELYKRQLDQFEQRTAQELGLNFHRLQQTTTAAIATFWERGLNRPNGLAYVLDFLSKLSQQLDELQQNVQRKSQEAQSSFNALKLEPQEEKIKEAAETWFPNKNTIQAACQRYKERADQKWKTYLHWKRCDKAAELYGVLRTKVEEIQEKCQRLHSNLDKVYRDLEQSYHEVNRQGSNDNPFIHTIQRINLQSKRPKVTGEDFIRWHREQSQTLTNWSEKKAEDVEIEILRFVDEAYYPLTSMTVEEVLTDSNPEDAGQDLQQLGKLAVPLWQYEVSEIPIQQQHLITEFYYYGVESNNTVFSNPPLSSRLPRGNNNPSFVPTGEPHKVMLFRVEVGVPLFAFNGMRDMELAYLDPNKVFKHLHRNWTNLANLIPPEDDGGALRWFALALAPDLYKLIVNQSKKYFVSTEQAKRLEGGVLPLGGDRKSAFKAFKSNLPLVKEIAHKVERITHEDQDKAKSTLQNYINHLNQVLKGGRVDAQIKEQVEMEIQEIEAYLEDLDVII from the coding sequence ATGTTAAGTCCCACGGTTGTGCGTCCCACGGTTGTTTTTCGTCCTACTGTTGTTATCGGGCTAGGAGGAACGGGTTATGAAGTCGTACTCAAACTTAAAAAGCGATTTATAGATGTTTACGGCTCAGTACCAGAAGTTATTCGTTTTATTTCGATTGATACTACCGAAAATATCCAAGAACGAGAAAAATCACCTGATGGCACCAAGGTTTTCTTAGAACCGAATGAACTTTATGCAATTTCTGTCGCAAATCCCCTACCCCTAACACGTAACGACCACATCGCTGAATGGTGGCCTAAGGATATTTCCGCAGCCAGCCTGATCAGTGGCGCTGGACAGATTCGGGCCAGGGGACGGCTCGCCTTGTTTGCGAAAGTAGGCGATATTGACGCTTTAATTGCTCAAGCAATCAATACTGTTCGTGAAATTCGCACCAGTAAACAAGCATTTTCAGATAACTTTCAAGTTTCGAGTCGGGATGGTGTCGAAGTTTTTATTGTTGGTAGTTTGGCGGGTGGGACGGGCAGTGGCACATTCTTAGATACGGCTTTTTTAACACGAGGACATCTCAATAATTTTTCTAATATTACGGGGGTATTTGTTTTACCGAGAGTGTTTGCCAATATTCCCCAAACTCACCTGGTGAAGTCTAATGCCTATGGCGCTCTTAAGGAAATCGAACACTTTTGGGGATTGTCACCATCTAATAGCATTGAGATTGATTATGGGATCACAAAAGTCAAAGCCGATCGCCCTCCCTTTGATGCAGTATTTTTAATTGACGGGGTTAATAAAAATGGAACTGTAGTCGGTCGTCCAGACGATTTACAAAATTTAGTTGCAGATGGCTTGTACATCCAAATTGGTTCTCAAATTGGTTTAGACGCTGCTAACGTTGCTGATAACATTCGCGCTTATCTGGCAACTGGTGAAAAAGTTCGAGGACGCAATATAAATTACTGTAGTTTTGGCTTTGCTACCCTGACTCTGCCAGTACAGCAATATGAGCGGATGAAATTAGAGGATGCTCAAAGCTTGCTGAAGAATGAGTTGATGGCATCTACTCCAACAATCGATTTAGAAAGCGACATTACCCGGTTTTTAGAAGATTGCAAGTTAGCAGAAGCGACTACTGTCCTGAATGCGTTGACTGAAAGCGATCGCGGCGGACAAATGAAACCCGAATTTAGAATTGGCGAAATCCGTCACGATCGTACAGCTTTGGCGACAATCAAAGAACTTTACAAACGGCAGTTAGATCAATTTGAACAACGGACGGCTCAAGAATTGGGATTGAATTTTCATCGCTTACAACAGACTACAACTGCTGCGATCGCAACTTTCTGGGAACGCGGTCTTAACCGTCCCAATGGACTAGCTTATGTTTTGGACTTTTTGAGCAAACTTTCTCAACAATTAGACGAATTACAGCAAAACGTGCAGCGCAAGTCACAAGAGGCGCAATCTAGTTTCAATGCTTTGAAATTAGAACCACAAGAAGAAAAAATTAAAGAAGCCGCAGAAACTTGGTTCCCAAATAAAAACACTATTCAAGCTGCTTGCCAGAGATACAAAGAACGGGCTGACCAAAAGTGGAAGACTTATTTACATTGGAAACGCTGTGATAAAGCGGCTGAACTCTATGGTGTATTGCGGACTAAGGTAGAAGAAATCCAGGAAAAATGCCAACGTTTACATAGCAACTTAGATAAAGTTTATCGAGATTTAGAACAGAGTTATCACGAGGTCAACCGTCAAGGAAGTAACGATAATCCTTTTATTCACACCATTCAGCGCATCAATCTGCAATCAAAACGCCCCAAAGTTACTGGCGAAGATTTTATCCGTTGGCATCGAGAACAGTCTCAAACTTTAACGAATTGGTCTGAGAAGAAAGCTGAAGATGTCGAGATCGAAATTCTGAGATTTGTCGATGAAGCTTACTATCCTCTCACCAGTATGACTGTTGAGGAGGTTTTAACAGATAGCAATCCCGAAGATGCAGGGCAAGATTTGCAACAACTTGGCAAACTTGCAGTTCCTCTCTGGCAGTATGAAGTATCGGAAATTCCCATTCAACAGCAGCACTTAATCACAGAATTTTATTACTACGGAGTAGAGAGTAACAACACAGTTTTTAGCAATCCGCCTCTTTCTAGTCGCTTGCCTAGAGGAAATAATAATCCTTCTTTCGTACCGACAGGCGAACCACATAAAGTGATGCTGTTTCGAGTAGAAGTCGGCGTCCCCTTATTTGCATTCAACGGAATGAGGGATATGGAACTAGCTTATTTAGATCCGAATAAAGTCTTTAAGCACCTGCATCGCAATTGGACAAACTTAGCAAATTTAATTCCTCCAGAAGACGACGGTGGGGCGTTGCGTTGGTTTGCTTTAGCCTTAGCACCCGATCTATATAAATTGATTGTCAATCAGAGTAAGAAATATTTCGTTTCTACAGAACAAGCGAAAAGATTAGAAGGCGGAGTTTTGCCATTGGGAGGCGATCGCAAGTCAGCATTTAAAGCTTTCAAAAGTAATTTACCTTTAGTCAAGGAAATTGCTCACAAAGTTGAGCGTATTACCCATGAAGACCAAGACAAAGCCAAATCTACTTTGCAAAACTACATCAATCACCTCAATCAGGTTTTAAAGGGAGGCAGGGTTGATGCCCAGATTAAAGAACAGGTAGAAATGGAAATCCAGGAAATTGAAGCTTACCTGGAAGATTTAGATGTGATTATTTAG
- a CDS encoding vWA domain-containing protein has product MSFRYFKHWLRFSSIRSIIVLALISIPNLCSASAQTTTKGGIDWILVVDTSASMRGVGGTKNIFEPVKNSITEFVNTARLGDTVTIYSFDKDVTLNANDITINSNPDRGKLKQIISSLKADGVRTHTGKAVQKALQHSALLNKRADALGRTVSIVFLTDGLEDVRGIPNPVSIPGNTQFLSEQQCKPYIFFVSLGLKEHEKQLNDFASNPALCGKGQVLRDPGGVQLNQLAQNIRPALIKPKLDVNLPTANLPPVLPGATTEPLKINSISNVNAKVSLQLEDPQQSGIRLISPDRTIDLVANQATAIPVRLQIPAEAKGGANNLRLVLISADQAIAPIKIDLPVTIQSQLQIEPTKIDFGSIEAGKTTETQIFIVRTNISGTASLQLQGNSKDVSIAEPSAAISLQPGETKIPVQLQVTDSSFAGDRTFTLALTPDNSIASPVSAKAHLYILMPLWRKIVIWLLLVLLVLLISLIVVCLIQRKTPLELVEDFRNRDRLEGALVVLEPLPQSSQDEEISLTHLQKGRVCLSDLIPAIAMTNSDAELVIVWRLGKKNIDIRCLKGVIFVNTKKINTDELYDEDIIEIGNVKLQFNWIEHQRPSEPSSGQTNF; this is encoded by the coding sequence ATGAGCTTTAGATACTTCAAGCATTGGTTGAGATTTAGTTCAATCCGAAGCATTATTGTTTTAGCCTTAATATCAATTCCTAACTTGTGTAGTGCATCTGCTCAGACAACTACTAAAGGGGGAATTGACTGGATTTTAGTAGTAGATACTTCTGCTTCCATGCGTGGTGTAGGTGGAACTAAAAATATTTTTGAGCCAGTAAAAAATTCTATTACTGAATTTGTTAATACGGCTAGATTAGGTGATACAGTTACTATTTATAGCTTTGATAAAGATGTCACCCTAAACGCCAATGATATCACTATCAACAGTAATCCAGACAGAGGCAAACTCAAGCAAATAATTAGCTCACTTAAAGCTGATGGTGTGCGTACTCATACAGGTAAAGCTGTGCAAAAAGCTTTGCAACATTCTGCCCTCTTAAATAAACGTGCTGACGCTCTTGGTCGTACTGTCAGCATCGTATTTCTGACGGACGGATTAGAAGATGTGCGTGGTATTCCTAATCCCGTTTCTATTCCTGGGAATACCCAGTTTCTAAGTGAGCAACAATGCAAGCCCTACATATTTTTTGTGTCTTTAGGATTAAAAGAACACGAAAAGCAACTGAATGACTTTGCTAGCAATCCAGCACTTTGCGGTAAGGGGCAAGTATTGCGAGATCCTGGAGGAGTTCAGCTGAACCAACTGGCTCAAAATATCCGACCAGCGCTAATTAAGCCCAAGCTTGATGTTAATCTACCCACTGCCAATTTACCGCCAGTATTGCCAGGAGCAACTACTGAACCGCTCAAAATTAATAGCATCAGTAATGTCAATGCTAAGGTAAGCTTGCAACTGGAAGACCCTCAGCAAAGTGGTATTCGCTTAATTTCACCCGATCGCACCATCGACTTAGTTGCTAATCAAGCAACAGCCATTCCCGTGCGTTTACAGATACCAGCAGAGGCAAAGGGGGGCGCGAATAACTTGCGCTTGGTGTTGATCAGCGCAGATCAAGCGATCGCACCAATAAAAATTGACCTACCTGTAACCATTCAGTCACAACTGCAAATAGAACCGACAAAGATAGATTTTGGCTCAATAGAAGCAGGCAAAACCACTGAAACCCAAATTTTTATAGTTCGCACCAATATATCTGGAACAGCTAGCTTACAACTGCAAGGCAATTCTAAAGACGTTTCCATAGCAGAACCTTCAGCAGCCATATCCTTACAACCAGGAGAAACAAAAATTCCTGTGCAGTTGCAGGTTACTGATAGCAGTTTTGCAGGCGATCGCACTTTCACCTTAGCCCTAACCCCAGATAACTCAATTGCTAGCCCTGTCAGTGCAAAAGCTCATCTGTATATTTTAATGCCCCTATGGCGGAAAATAGTTATTTGGTTGCTCTTAGTGCTGTTGGTGTTGTTAATTTCACTGATAGTAGTTTGTTTAATTCAACGCAAAACCCCCTTGGAATTAGTCGAAGATTTCCGTAACCGCGATCGCTTAGAAGGAGCGTTGGTAGTACTGGAACCACTGCCACAATCATCGCAAGACGAAGAAATTAGTCTCACTCACCTACAGAAGGGTAGAGTATGCCTGAGTGATTTGATACCAGCTATTGCCATGACCAATTCTGATGCCGAGTTAGTTATAGTTTGGCGGTTAGGCAAAAAAAATATAGATATACGCTGTTTGAAAGGTGTAATTTTTGTCAATACTAAAAAAATAAATACAGATGAACTCTACGACGAGGACATCATCGAGATTGGCAACGTTAAATTGCAATTTAACTGGATTGAACACCAAAGACCCTCTGAGCCAAGCAGTGGGCAGACAAACTTTTGA